The sequence below is a genomic window from Sorangiineae bacterium MSr12523.
CGTTCCACACCGCGGGCTGACCACGGTGCGTGTGGTGGATCCAAATACCCACCATGAGATGCCCGAAGGCAAAGTGGGAGAAATTTGGTTGAAGGGATTGACGATCTCACCCGGCTATTGGCACCAAGCCGAGCTCACGGAAACGAGCTTTGGCGCGCGGCTCGACGGTGACGATTCGGAGCCATATTTCCGTACGGGCGATCTCGGGTTCTGGCTCGATGGTCAACTTTATCCGTGCACGCGTATCTCGGATCTCGTTGTTTTGCACGGGCGCAACCTCTTCCCGCACGATTTGGAGGAGTCGTTGGAGCGAGCACACCCTGCGATCCGCCCGGGTTGCACCGCGGCCTTCACGATTCATTCGGAAGAGCACGGCGAGGGGCTGGCCGTCGTCGCCGAGCTGGACCCTGCACGCATGGGAAGCGATGGCATGGATTGTACGAACGATATGGTGGCAAGCGAGATTCGGCGCGCACTGGCGCTGGAGCACCAGGTAAGACCCGACGTGCTGGTGTTCATCGAACCGCGCACACTGCCAAAGACGAGCAGCGGCAAAGTGCAGCGTGCACAATGTCGTGCCGATCTGCTGGCCAAGCGTCTGCGCGAAATTCATCGCGAGGATGCGCTCTCCGCACCTGATTCCACGGTATCGGGCAAACCGGCAGCTCATCGCGCAGTGGCATGATATCGAAATAGCGCCACAAAATTGCGGTGGAGCTTTGTGTGGTCACGCCAGTTACCTGAAGGCACCAGAAGGCCAACGGAGGGGCAGCATCCAGCGGTTGCCGAAAGGTGCAGCTCTCGCATACAGGCACCGTGGAACGGCTATTGAAATACATTAATTCGATGTCCTCTCCGGCAGCATCCATGAGGTAAATTCGGATTGCTGGGGAGGTCTTCGATGATGAGTGCAGGGAGGGAAACGGACTCCGACGACTCGGAGCAGGGGTCCGCTACATTCGGAAAGTATCAGCTCTTTGCGAAGCTCGGCAGCGGCGGGATGGCGGAAGTTTTTCTCGCGGTGGCCCGCGGCCCGATGGGATTCAACAAGCTCACGGTCATCAAGCGACTGCGCGCATCGGTCTCCGAACAAGGCCACGTGGTGGACATGTTTCTGAACGAGGCGCGCCTGGCGGCGCGGCTCGCGCATCCGAACATCGTTCACACGTACGAGGTCGGAGAGCACGAGGGAACGTACTTCATCGCGATGGAGTACCTCGAGGGACAGTCGCTCAATCGGGTGGCCCACGCCAATGAGATCCATCACCAAATTTCGTCCGTGATGTGGGCGCGCATCATCGCCGATGCGCTGAGCGGCCTTCACAATGCGCACGAGCTGCGCGATTACGACGGCACGCCATTCGATCTGGTTCACCGGGACATCTCGCCGCAGAATATTTTTCTCACGTACACGGGCGAGACGAAGATCGTCGACTTCGGCATTGCGAAGGCGGTCAATACCGAACAGACGGAGGCCGGTGTCCTCAAGGGCAAGGTCCGATACATGGCGCCCGAGCAAGCCCTGGGCAGGGTGGATCGGCGCTCGGACCTCTTCTCCATGGGCATCGTGCTCTGGGAGATGCTCGCCCAACGGCGGCTCTTCGAGGAGCAGCCGGCGAAGATTTTGACGGACCTGGTGCGGCGCGACCCGGTGATGCGTCTTTCGTCCGTGTGCCCCGACATCGATCCCATGTTGGACGGGATCGTAGCCAAGGCCTTGGAGAAAGATGCGTCCAAGCGATATCAAACCGCGGCGGAGATGCGGGAAGCGCTGGAGGCGTACATCCGGCGTACGGGGGAAGTCATCCGCGAGGTGACCATCGAGCGCGCCATGATGGCGATGTTCCAAGAGCGCAAGGAGGCGATCGCCAAGCAGGTGTACACCTTCATGGCGGCGGTGTTGCCACCCGACGGAGATATCTCGTCGGTGGCCACGGCGCACTCGGAGACGGACATGGGTTCGCCCGGGACGCACTCGCAATTCAAGCGGCAGTCGGGGGTAACCCGCCTGCACGACGGCACCCCGCGCACGCCCGTGCAAGAGGTGACCACGATGACGGATGCCGGGTCGAAAAGCTCGGTGGAGATCTCCGTGTCGCGAGGCTTTCGCGCGGCGCTGGTCACCATCGGCCTTTTGCTCGCGGCATGTGTGGGGCTTCTGATCGTGTTGGTCGGCGGGCGCGAGATGCTGCGAACCAACAACGTGGTGCACGAGGCTCCGTCACCGCCACCGCAAGTGCAACCTGCAGCGCAGGCGAAAGTGATTGTCCCGGTTTCGCTGACCACGGACCCAGCCGGTGCCATCGTCGATTGGAATGGTTCACCCGTGGGTCGCACACCTGCGCGCATCGACCTGCCACCGGGCCGGCAGACCTTGATCGTGACGAAGGACGGATACGTTCCGGCGACCCTGGTGGTCGATCTGGAGGCGGGAGCATCGGATGTCACGCGGCAACTTACCTTGGTCCCCACGGCGAAGCCTGCACCGGTGGTGAACAATCCAGCGCCCGTGCGCGCCCGAAGTGCTGCGCGTCAGCCGGCAAACTCGGGGCAGGTGACGGCTTCGGCGACGGCACCGCCCCCGCCCAGCGCGACGCAAATTCCAAGCAGCAAGGTGAAGGTTCTCGAGGACGACGATCCGAAAACCAAAGTGCTCGAATAGG
It includes:
- a CDS encoding protein kinase, whose product is MMSAGRETDSDDSEQGSATFGKYQLFAKLGSGGMAEVFLAVARGPMGFNKLTVIKRLRASVSEQGHVVDMFLNEARLAARLAHPNIVHTYEVGEHEGTYFIAMEYLEGQSLNRVAHANEIHHQISSVMWARIIADALSGLHNAHELRDYDGTPFDLVHRDISPQNIFLTYTGETKIVDFGIAKAVNTEQTEAGVLKGKVRYMAPEQALGRVDRRSDLFSMGIVLWEMLAQRRLFEEQPAKILTDLVRRDPVMRLSSVCPDIDPMLDGIVAKALEKDASKRYQTAAEMREALEAYIRRTGEVIREVTIERAMMAMFQERKEAIAKQVYTFMAAVLPPDGDISSVATAHSETDMGSPGTHSQFKRQSGVTRLHDGTPRTPVQEVTTMTDAGSKSSVEISVSRGFRAALVTIGLLLAACVGLLIVLVGGREMLRTNNVVHEAPSPPPQVQPAAQAKVIVPVSLTTDPAGAIVDWNGSPVGRTPARIDLPPGRQTLIVTKDGYVPATLVVDLEAGASDVTRQLTLVPTAKPAPVVNNPAPVRARSAARQPANSGQVTASATAPPPPSATQIPSSKVKVLEDDDPKTKVLE